Proteins encoded together in one Labrus mixtus chromosome 18, fLabMix1.1, whole genome shotgun sequence window:
- the tp53i3 gene encoding quinone oxidoreductase PIG3 isoform X1 produces the protein MNHILHTGRLSLGNTNQRCYSSFSKMMRAVCVDVPGGPENLLLRRVPRPQPKDGEILIKVHATALNRADLLQRRGLYPPPAGESDIIGLEVAGTVDTLGPGVKRGWRPDDRVMALLCGGGYAEYVSVPEDLLMSVPPNLTLCQAAAIPEAWLTAFQLLVFIAQVKEGEVVLVHAGASGVGTSAIQLVRLFGAVPVVTAGSSEKLKMAEKLGAAAGFNYKEERFSQGVQHFTGGKGANVILDCIGGANWEQNVSSLAVDGRWVLYGTMGGRGLEGDLLGKLLSKRGHLLCSLLRSRSLQYKTELIQAFSSRALPYFSDQPASLKPVIDSTFNLEDIAEAHRHMEANKNMGKIVINMIPQKQETQ, from the exons ATGAATCACATCCTGCACACAGGAAGACTTTCACTGGGAAATACCAACCAGCGA TGTTACTCTAGCTTTTCCAAGATGATGCGTGCAGTTTGTGTTGACGTACCAGGAGGACCAGAGAATTTACTGCTCCGAAGAGTCCCCAGACCTCAGCCTAAAGATGGAGAAATCCTGATTAAAGTTCATGCAACTGCCCTCAACAGGGCAGACTTACTGCAG AGGCGAGGACTGTACCCTCCTCCCGCAGGCGAGAGTGACATCATAGGCCTGGAGGTGGCCGGTACTGTGGATACCCTGGGTCCCGGGGTTAAAAGAGGCTGGAGGCCTGATGACAGGGTGATGGCCCTGCTATGTGGAGGAGGATACGCGGAGTATGTTTCAGTGCCTGAGGATCTTCTCATGTCCGTTCCCCCTAATCTCACACTCTGCCAGGCTGCTGCGATCCCAGAAGCCTGGCTCACTGCTTTTCAACTGCTGGTGTTTATAG CTCAGGTGAAGGAGGGCGAGGTGGTTCTGGTTCATGCTGGAGCCAGCGGAGTGGGAACATCTGCTATTCAGTTGGTCCGTCTGTTTGGCGCCGTGCCTGTCGTAACTGCAGGGAGCTCGGAAAAACTGAAGATGGCCGAGAAGCTGGGTGCAGCAGCTGGATTTAACTACAAAGAGGAGAGATTTTCCCAGGGGGTACAACACTTTACAGGAG GCAAGGGAGCAAACGTCATCCTGGACTGCATCGGTGGAGCAAACTGGGAGCAAAATGTGAGCTCTTTAGCCGTCGACGGCAGGTGGGTGCTGTATGGCACCATGGGAGGCCGGGGACTAGAAGGAGATCTGCTGGGCAAACTGCTCTCCAAGCGAGGCCACTTACTCTGCAGCCTCCTCCGCTCTCGCAGCCTTCAG TACAAAACAGAGCTGATACAGGCCTTCTCGAGCAGAGCGTTGCCGTATTTTTCAGACCAGCCAGCCTCTCTAAAGCCAGTGATCGACAGCACTTTCAACCTGGAGGACATCGCAGAGGCTCACAGGCACATGGAGGCCAACAAGAACATGGGAAAGATTGTTATAAATATGATcccacagaaacaggaaactcAGTGA
- the tp53i3 gene encoding quinone oxidoreductase PIG3 isoform X2 produces MMRAVCVDVPGGPENLLLRRVPRPQPKDGEILIKVHATALNRADLLQRRGLYPPPAGESDIIGLEVAGTVDTLGPGVKRGWRPDDRVMALLCGGGYAEYVSVPEDLLMSVPPNLTLCQAAAIPEAWLTAFQLLVFIAQVKEGEVVLVHAGASGVGTSAIQLVRLFGAVPVVTAGSSEKLKMAEKLGAAAGFNYKEERFSQGVQHFTGGKGANVILDCIGGANWEQNVSSLAVDGRWVLYGTMGGRGLEGDLLGKLLSKRGHLLCSLLRSRSLQYKTELIQAFSSRALPYFSDQPASLKPVIDSTFNLEDIAEAHRHMEANKNMGKIVINMIPQKQETQ; encoded by the exons ATGATGCGTGCAGTTTGTGTTGACGTACCAGGAGGACCAGAGAATTTACTGCTCCGAAGAGTCCCCAGACCTCAGCCTAAAGATGGAGAAATCCTGATTAAAGTTCATGCAACTGCCCTCAACAGGGCAGACTTACTGCAG AGGCGAGGACTGTACCCTCCTCCCGCAGGCGAGAGTGACATCATAGGCCTGGAGGTGGCCGGTACTGTGGATACCCTGGGTCCCGGGGTTAAAAGAGGCTGGAGGCCTGATGACAGGGTGATGGCCCTGCTATGTGGAGGAGGATACGCGGAGTATGTTTCAGTGCCTGAGGATCTTCTCATGTCCGTTCCCCCTAATCTCACACTCTGCCAGGCTGCTGCGATCCCAGAAGCCTGGCTCACTGCTTTTCAACTGCTGGTGTTTATAG CTCAGGTGAAGGAGGGCGAGGTGGTTCTGGTTCATGCTGGAGCCAGCGGAGTGGGAACATCTGCTATTCAGTTGGTCCGTCTGTTTGGCGCCGTGCCTGTCGTAACTGCAGGGAGCTCGGAAAAACTGAAGATGGCCGAGAAGCTGGGTGCAGCAGCTGGATTTAACTACAAAGAGGAGAGATTTTCCCAGGGGGTACAACACTTTACAGGAG GCAAGGGAGCAAACGTCATCCTGGACTGCATCGGTGGAGCAAACTGGGAGCAAAATGTGAGCTCTTTAGCCGTCGACGGCAGGTGGGTGCTGTATGGCACCATGGGAGGCCGGGGACTAGAAGGAGATCTGCTGGGCAAACTGCTCTCCAAGCGAGGCCACTTACTCTGCAGCCTCCTCCGCTCTCGCAGCCTTCAG TACAAAACAGAGCTGATACAGGCCTTCTCGAGCAGAGCGTTGCCGTATTTTTCAGACCAGCCAGCCTCTCTAAAGCCAGTGATCGACAGCACTTTCAACCTGGAGGACATCGCAGAGGCTCACAGGCACATGGAGGCCAACAAGAACATGGGAAAGATTGTTATAAATATGATcccacagaaacaggaaactcAGTGA
- the cenpo gene encoding centromere protein O: MEGASTKGVLSQLSLLEVQARSRKSRLHQPSRVKELKAKVEALRIQRDQLRAEIETHKNLEKLRASMDKQCSQEEEEEEKMDDYSENSQLLQLMARHTQLKDLLYAHHIVGGYNVIRTGQGKGLCASLATAYEGVYLETYNVEIDLKPRLRISRHNVPPFIPVNSLAEQSNMQTDIRCFLDTLSKHLNAFAGRKQQLKLVKELHKSVEVFESNVLCSILVMLLTLPGEKSTVLCTLNYTDHTRLLPTGVHFECKDNALPDTPEWKKNCSLLMETPVHKALMTMMKNETIL, encoded by the exons ATGGAGGGGGCGTCTACGAAAG GTGTTTTGAGTCAACTCAGTTTGCTGGAAGTTCAGGCAAGAAGCCGTAAAAGTCGACTTCATCAGCCGAGTCGTGTGAAGGAGCTGAAGGCGAAAGTTGAAGCACTGAGGATCCAGAGAGACCAGCTGAGAGCTGAGATAGAGACTCAcaag AATCTTGAGAAACTCAGGGCCTCTATGGACAAACAGTGTtcacaagaagaagaggaggaagagaaaatggaTGATTATTCTGAAAACTCACAACTACTGCAACTGATGGCCAGACATACACAACTGAAAGACCTTCTGTATGCTCATCACATCGTTG GTGGGTACAATGTCATAAGGACAGGTCAAGGTAAAGGACTGTGTGCCTCTCTAGCGACAGCCTACGAGGGCGTCTACTTAGAAACCTACAACGTGGAGATCGACTTGAAGCCGAGGCTGAGGATCAGTCGCCATAATGTCCCTCCGTTCATTCCTGTAAACAGCCTGGCTGAGCAGAGCAACATGCAGACGGATATCCGGTGTTTTTTGGACACCCTCAGCAAACATCTCAACGCCTTTGCTGGCCGTAAGCAGCAGCTGAAGCTTGTCAAG GAACTCCACAAGTCTGTGGAGGTGTTTGAGAGTAATGTTTTGTGTTCAATACTGGTCATGCTGTTGACTTTGCCCGGAGAGAAGTCCACTGTTCTTTGCACACTCAACTACACTGATCACACCAGACTTCTCCCCACTGGCGTCCACTTTGAGTGTAAAG acaacgCACTTCCCGATACTCCAGAGTGGAAGAAAAACTGCAGCCTGCTCATGGAGACTCCTGTGCACAAAGCTTTGATGACCATGATGAAGAATGAGACTATTTTGTAG